The Orcinus orca chromosome 16, mOrcOrc1.1, whole genome shotgun sequence genome includes a window with the following:
- the LOC117200901 gene encoding von Willebrand factor A domain-containing protein 3A-like isoform X2, which translates to MLSQKAFSFPDVEGLYLLTDGKPDTSCSLILSEVQRLTEKRDVKVHTVSLNCLDRTAVNFLRDLASLTGGRYHCPVGEDSLLKMQGLLTRGFINERVGCGATG; encoded by the exons ATGCTCTCTCagaaagctttcagttttcctGATGTGGAAGGACTGTACCTCCTGACGGACGGGAAGCCAGACACAAGCTGCAGCCTTATCCTCAGTGAAGTCCAAAGACTCACGGAGAAGAGAGACGTGAAAGTGCACACCGTCTCCCTGAACTGCTTAGACAG GACAGCGGTTAACTTCTTGAGAGATCTGGCCTCTCTTACTGGGGGCCGCTATCACTGCCCTGTCGGTGAGGACTCGCTCTTAAAAATGCAGGGCCTGCTGACCAGGGGCTTCATCAACGAAAGGGTAGGTTGTGGAGCTACTGGGTGA
- the LOC117200901 gene encoding uncharacterized protein LOC117200901 isoform X1: MLPLFEGDDLRRLAQEITKARSFLWQAQSFRCALQAAPPTCLVASAHPDPGPRSGPNSRRKTSQNRRLLRFRKVFSGATQTHHQPLLEEEETSEPHRHPPPLLI; encoded by the exons ATGCTGCCACTATTTGAAGGAGATGATTTAAGGAGATTGGCCCAGGAGATCACCAAGGCCAGAAGCTTCCTCTGGCAGGCCCAGTCCTTCAGGTGTGCCCTTCAagcagcccctcccacctgcctcgtGGCTTCAGCCCACCCAGACCCTGGGCCCCGCTCAG GTCCCAACTCCAGAAGAAAAACATCACAGAACCGAAGGTTGCTACGTTTTAGAAAAGTGTTCTCAG GTGCGACGCAGACTCACCATCAGCCCCTCttggaggaagaagaaacaagTGAGCCTCACCGCCACCCACCGCCCCTGCTCATCTAA